The Oceanithermus desulfurans genome has a window encoding:
- a CDS encoding ABC transporter permease: MRRIGPFLVEKDLVAPPGRVLAVSTAALVLAFLVAGLVFWAYGVSPWVAYRTIFVETLLSPSGFAEGVRRAIPLLLAGVGLVLAFRGQFWNIGAEGQLLLGAVAAAGVALFVPLPDPLKLPAMFLAGFAAGGLWAAAPALLKLRLGVNDVLTTLMLNYVAVYLVEWLIHGPWRGRTAFGFAYSDRFPDAAMLPLIPGTYVHWPTLLLALLLAGAAWFVLARTTWGYPVRVTGDNPEAARYARMPVFWVVFGVALASGGLAGLAGVGEVAGVHGRLLGAYQISLGYGYTAIIVAWLARGNPLGAVLTALFMGLVFASGDVMKIALQMPFRVTDVFNGLILFFLISTERLLYYRVRWAPARKER; encoded by the coding sequence GTGAGGCGGATCGGCCCCTTCCTCGTCGAGAAGGACCTCGTCGCCCCGCCGGGGCGGGTGCTGGCCGTTTCTACAGCGGCGTTGGTGCTGGCCTTTCTGGTCGCGGGGCTGGTCTTCTGGGCCTACGGGGTCAGCCCCTGGGTGGCCTACCGCACGATCTTCGTGGAAACCCTGCTCAGCCCCAGCGGCTTCGCCGAGGGGGTGCGCCGGGCGATCCCGCTGCTGCTCGCGGGCGTGGGGCTGGTCCTCGCCTTCCGCGGTCAGTTCTGGAACATCGGCGCCGAGGGTCAGCTGCTGCTTGGCGCGGTGGCCGCCGCCGGGGTGGCCCTCTTCGTGCCCCTGCCCGATCCGCTCAAGCTGCCGGCGATGTTCCTGGCGGGCTTCGCCGCGGGCGGGCTCTGGGCGGCGGCGCCGGCGCTGCTCAAGCTGCGCCTGGGCGTGAACGACGTGCTCACCACCCTGATGCTCAACTACGTGGCCGTCTACCTGGTGGAGTGGTTGATCCACGGGCCCTGGCGCGGCCGCACCGCCTTCGGCTTCGCCTACAGCGACCGCTTTCCGGACGCGGCGATGCTGCCGCTCATCCCCGGTACCTACGTGCACTGGCCGACGCTGCTGCTGGCGCTGCTGCTCGCGGGGGCGGCCTGGTTCGTGCTCGCGCGCACCACCTGGGGCTACCCGGTGCGGGTCACCGGTGACAACCCCGAGGCGGCCCGCTACGCCCGCATGCCCGTCTTCTGGGTCGTCTTCGGGGTGGCGCTCGCCTCGGGCGGGCTGGCCGGGCTGGCCGGGGTGGGCGAGGTGGCCGGGGTGCACGGCCGCCTGCTGGGGGCCTACCAGATCTCACTGGGCTACGGCTACACCGCGATCATCGTCGCCTGGCTGGCGCGCGGCAACCCGCTGGGCGCGGTGCTCACCGCGCTCTTCATGGGCCTCGTCTTCGCCAGCGGTGACGTGATGAAGATCGCGCTGCAGATGCCCTTCCGGGTCACCGACGTCTTCAACGGGCTGATCCTCTTCTTCCTGATCTCGACCGAACGCCTGCTCTACTACCGGGTGCGCTGGGCCCCGGCGCGGAAGGAGCGTTGA
- a CDS encoding ABC transporter ATP-binding protein, with the protein MTEPNALLTLKHVTKRFPGVVAVDGVSLEVRPGEVHALLGENGAGKTTLVSLLYGLYPPDEGEIFWHGRPVRIRSPQEAIRLGIGLVPQHPLLVRAHTVLENLALGMPRGFLFPTRGLEARIAELTRHYGFRFDPHAPVWQLSEGEKQRVEIVRALLQGARLLVLDEPTSVLTPQEARELFKVIRRMRSEGEAVIFISHKLDEVLEVADRISVLRKGRLVGQMTRAEADKAELARMMVGRQVSFERRKPPARPGEVVLELAEVHALSDRGLPALRGVGLRVRAGEILGLAGVAGSGQRELVEVVTGLRRPQRGEVRVLGRAPWSRHRARIAHIPEDRRRQGVAGGLDLAENLILHDYGRPPFARGPLLDRRAVYAFAREQVARYRIDPPDPRTPARLLSGGNLQKLILARELHGEPPLIVAVHPTYGLDVGATELVHELLIEQSRSGAAVLLVSEDLDEVLALADRVAVIQGGRIVGEVDAEAADRERIGLWMAGVEA; encoded by the coding sequence ATGACGGAGCCGAACGCGTTGCTCACGCTAAAACACGTTACCAAGCGCTTTCCGGGCGTGGTAGCCGTGGACGGCGTCAGCCTGGAGGTGCGCCCGGGGGAGGTGCACGCCCTGCTCGGCGAGAACGGGGCCGGGAAGACGACCCTGGTCAGCCTCCTCTACGGCCTCTACCCCCCCGACGAGGGGGAGATTTTTTGGCATGGGCGGCCGGTGCGGATCCGCTCGCCGCAGGAGGCCATCCGGTTGGGGATCGGGCTGGTGCCGCAGCACCCGCTGCTGGTGCGGGCGCACACGGTGCTCGAGAACCTGGCCCTGGGGATGCCCCGGGGCTTCCTCTTTCCCACCCGGGGGCTGGAGGCCCGCATCGCCGAGCTGACGCGCCACTACGGCTTCCGCTTCGACCCCCACGCCCCCGTCTGGCAGCTCTCCGAGGGGGAGAAGCAGCGGGTGGAGATCGTGCGCGCCCTGCTGCAAGGCGCCAGGCTGCTCGTACTCGACGAGCCCACCTCGGTGCTCACGCCCCAGGAGGCGCGCGAACTCTTCAAGGTGATCCGCCGCATGCGCAGCGAGGGCGAGGCCGTCATCTTCATCAGCCACAAGCTCGACGAGGTGCTCGAGGTGGCCGACCGCATCAGCGTGCTGCGCAAGGGGCGGCTGGTGGGGCAGATGACGCGCGCCGAGGCCGACAAGGCCGAGCTGGCGCGGATGATGGTGGGGCGGCAGGTCAGCTTCGAACGCCGCAAGCCGCCGGCGCGGCCCGGGGAGGTGGTGCTCGAGCTCGCGGAGGTGCACGCCCTGAGCGACCGTGGCCTGCCGGCGCTGCGCGGCGTGGGCCTGCGGGTGCGTGCCGGCGAGATCCTGGGTCTGGCGGGCGTGGCCGGCAGCGGCCAGCGCGAACTCGTCGAGGTGGTCACGGGGCTGCGCCGGCCCCAGCGCGGTGAGGTACGGGTCCTCGGGCGGGCGCCCTGGAGCCGTCACCGCGCGCGCATCGCCCACATCCCCGAAGACCGCCGCCGCCAGGGCGTGGCCGGCGGCCTCGACCTGGCCGAGAACCTGATCCTGCACGACTACGGCCGTCCCCCCTTCGCACGCGGGCCGCTGCTCGACCGCCGCGCCGTCTACGCCTTCGCCCGCGAGCAAGTCGCGCGCTACCGCATCGACCCGCCCGACCCCCGCACGCCGGCGCGCCTGCTCTCCGGGGGCAACCTGCAGAAGCTGATCCTGGCACGCGAGCTCCACGGGGAGCCGCCCCTGATCGTCGCGGTCCACCCCACCTACGGTCTCGACGTGGGGGCGACCGAGCTCGTGCACGAGCTGCTCATCGAGCAGAGCCGCAGCGGTGCGGCGGTGCTGCTCGTCTCCGAGGACCTCGACGAGGTCCTCGCCCTCGCGGACCGGGTGGCCGTGATTCAGGGCGGCCGCATCGTCGGCGAGGTGGACGCGGAGGCGGCCGACCGCGAGCGCATCGGATTGTGGATGGCGGGGGTGGAGGCGTGA
- a CDS encoding type IV pilus twitching motility protein PilT, translated as MQKVPDIVDLLKLSVEREASDLVITVALPPMVKIDGEFHPTEYEPLTPQDTRKLMYALMDEKQQRQFEESKELDFSFSLPGSGRFRVNVFFQRGSVGGVLRVVPTVIKSFDELGLPKNIGELALSPRGLLLVTGPTGSGKSTTLAAMLDYINENRRAHIVTIEDPIEFFHKHKMSIINQREVGTDTQGFHEALRSVLRQAPDVILVGEMRDYDTISAAITAAETGHLVMGTLHTNSAPETIDRIIDVFPQNQQEQVRVQLSNNLVAVLTQQLLPKAFGDGRVLAYELMVATPAVRALIREGKSHQLTSVIQTGGQFGMITMDAHLADLYRRKVLSYETALSRAVDPKEFTRLAGVGTGGSVPGGTPTPRRR; from the coding sequence ATGCAGAAGGTTCCGGACATCGTCGATCTTCTCAAGCTGTCGGTGGAGCGGGAGGCCTCCGACCTGGTCATCACGGTGGCGCTGCCGCCGATGGTCAAGATCGACGGCGAGTTCCACCCCACCGAATACGAGCCGCTCACCCCCCAGGACACCCGCAAGCTGATGTATGCGCTGATGGACGAGAAGCAGCAGCGGCAGTTCGAGGAGTCGAAGGAGCTGGACTTCTCCTTCAGCCTTCCGGGCAGCGGCCGCTTCCGCGTCAACGTCTTCTTCCAGCGTGGCTCCGTGGGCGGCGTGCTGCGCGTGGTGCCCACCGTCATCAAGTCCTTCGATGAGCTGGGCCTGCCCAAGAACATCGGCGAGCTGGCGCTCAGTCCCCGCGGGCTGCTGCTGGTGACCGGGCCCACGGGGTCGGGAAAGTCGACCACCCTCGCGGCGATGCTCGACTACATCAACGAGAACCGCCGGGCCCACATCGTCACCATCGAGGACCCGATCGAGTTCTTCCACAAGCACAAGATGTCGATCATCAACCAGCGCGAGGTGGGCACGGACACCCAGGGCTTCCACGAGGCCCTGCGCAGCGTGCTGCGCCAGGCCCCCGACGTGATCCTGGTCGGCGAGATGCGCGACTACGACACGATCTCGGCCGCGATCACCGCCGCCGAGACCGGCCACCTGGTCATGGGCACCCTGCACACCAACTCGGCGCCCGAGACGATCGACCGCATCATCGACGTCTTCCCCCAGAACCAGCAGGAGCAGGTGCGGGTGCAGCTTTCCAACAACCTCGTGGCCGTCCTTACCCAGCAGCTCCTGCCCAAGGCCTTCGGCGACGGCCGCGTGCTCGCCTACGAGCTGATGGTGGCCACCCCGGCGGTGCGGGCGCTGATCCGCGAGGGCAAGAGCCACCAGCTCACCAGCGTGATCCAGACCGGCGGGCAGTTCGGCATGATCACCATGGACGCCCACCTGGCCGACCTCTACCGGCGCAAGGTGCTCTCCTACGAGACCGCGCTCTCGCGCGCCGTCGATCCCAAGGAGTTCACCCGGCTGGCCGGCGTGGGCACCGGCGGCAGCGTGCCCGGCGGAACCCCGACCCCCCGGCGTCGCTAG